Proteins from a genomic interval of Rhodococcoides fascians A25f:
- the pabB gene encoding aminodeoxychorismate synthase component I: protein MTINTLLVDNYDSFTYNLYSLLAEVNGCPPTVVKNDVEWTSLNFDAYDNVVISPGPGRPDLEQDFGISSRVITESGLPILGVCLGHQGLCHLFGGSVDLAPAPMHGRITDITHTGVDLFAGIPSPYSVVRYHSLVVTRTPADFEEVAWTPDGLVMAVRHRSKPMWGVQFHPESISTEYGRELLANFRDLTLAQSNASSAAGTQDSMFTIETRSLDEAFDPEQVFATLYANGKKSFWLDGSAALEPECRFTVMGDCSGPHAEYVTYSVAETMVSVQGADGTTERVHSTFFDYIDDRLRERATPPRHDLPFAFGLGYVGYLGYELKADTGGQLVHTAATPDASMVFADRALVFDHEAGTLYLMGLATTPGDPVLAQWFDSTTATLRGLSGRSAQAARSGMGASGTPLLGAEHSLEPRLRHDRAHYLDLISQCLAEIRSGETYEVCLTNTATLAGSIDPAATYSYMREINPTPYSAFLNFPEVSVLSASPERFLRIDADRIVESKPIKGTRPRGATSEEDNALKADLVANEKDKAENLMIVDLVRNDLAQVCIPGSVHVPKLFDVETYAPVHQLVSTVRGRLRDDASAADCIRAAFPGGSMTGAPKIRTMAIIDKLEDGPRGVYSGAIGYFSITGTADFSIVIRTIVATEHEVTYGVGGAIVALSDPDEEFEETMVKAVSMRRALTGRT from the coding sequence ATGACCATCAACACACTCCTCGTGGACAACTACGATTCGTTCACCTACAACCTGTACAGCCTGCTGGCGGAGGTCAACGGCTGTCCGCCGACAGTGGTCAAGAACGACGTCGAGTGGACGTCTCTGAACTTCGACGCCTACGACAACGTCGTCATCTCCCCCGGGCCCGGACGCCCTGATCTGGAGCAGGACTTCGGCATCAGCAGTCGAGTGATCACCGAATCCGGTCTGCCGATTCTCGGTGTGTGCCTCGGGCACCAGGGGCTGTGCCACCTGTTCGGTGGCAGTGTCGATCTCGCACCGGCACCGATGCACGGCAGGATCACCGATATCACTCATACCGGTGTCGATCTCTTCGCCGGAATCCCGTCTCCCTACTCGGTGGTCCGGTATCACTCACTGGTCGTGACGCGAACACCCGCCGACTTCGAGGAAGTCGCATGGACACCCGACGGCTTGGTGATGGCAGTTCGGCATCGCAGCAAGCCGATGTGGGGAGTGCAATTCCATCCCGAGTCCATCAGCACCGAGTACGGACGTGAACTGCTCGCCAACTTCCGAGACCTGACATTGGCGCAGTCCAACGCATCGAGTGCTGCAGGTACCCAGGATTCGATGTTCACCATCGAAACTCGCTCTCTCGACGAGGCTTTCGATCCCGAGCAGGTTTTCGCCACGCTCTACGCCAACGGTAAGAAGAGTTTCTGGCTGGATGGCAGTGCAGCACTCGAGCCCGAATGCAGGTTTACCGTCATGGGCGACTGCTCGGGGCCACACGCCGAGTACGTGACCTACTCCGTTGCCGAGACCATGGTGTCCGTGCAGGGTGCCGACGGTACGACGGAGCGCGTTCACTCCACGTTCTTCGACTACATCGACGATCGATTGCGCGAGCGCGCCACTCCCCCTCGCCACGACCTTCCGTTTGCGTTCGGACTCGGCTACGTCGGATATCTCGGCTACGAGTTGAAGGCCGACACCGGCGGACAATTGGTGCATACAGCTGCCACCCCCGATGCCTCCATGGTCTTCGCGGATCGCGCGTTGGTCTTCGACCACGAGGCCGGCACCCTCTATCTGATGGGATTGGCCACCACGCCCGGTGACCCCGTCCTGGCGCAGTGGTTCGACTCGACAACCGCCACACTGCGCGGCCTGTCCGGTCGATCCGCACAGGCGGCCCGCTCCGGCATGGGCGCGTCCGGTACTCCTCTGCTCGGAGCAGAGCACTCGCTCGAACCGCGACTGCGGCACGATCGCGCCCACTACCTCGATTTGATTTCCCAGTGCCTCGCCGAAATCCGCTCCGGCGAAACCTACGAGGTCTGTTTGACGAACACAGCTACGTTGGCGGGTTCGATCGACCCTGCGGCAACGTATTCGTATATGCGGGAAATCAACCCGACTCCGTACAGTGCGTTCTTGAATTTTCCCGAGGTGTCGGTCTTGAGCGCGTCACCCGAGCGCTTCCTACGAATCGACGCAGACCGCATCGTGGAGTCCAAGCCCATCAAAGGAACTCGTCCACGCGGAGCGACCTCCGAAGAAGACAACGCGCTGAAGGCCGACCTCGTCGCAAACGAGAAGGACAAGGCCGAAAACCTCATGATCGTCGATCTGGTCCGCAACGATCTGGCTCAGGTGTGCATTCCTGGTTCGGTGCATGTGCCGAAGTTGTTCGACGTCGAGACCTATGCCCCTGTGCATCAATTGGTGTCGACGGTTCGCGGTCGCCTGCGTGACGACGCGTCGGCGGCGGACTGTATCCGCGCTGCGTTTCCGGGTGGATCCATGACCGGTGCACCGAAGATCCGCACCATGGCGATCATCGACAAGCTCGAAGACGGCCCGCGCGGAGTGTATTCGGGTGCCATCGGCTACTTCTCGATCACGGGCACCGCGGACTTCTCGATCGTCATCCGCACGATCGTCGCCACCGAGCACGAGGTGACCTACGGTGTCGGCGGTGCGATCGTGGCACTGTCCGATCCCGATGAGGAGTTCGAGGAAACGATGGTCAAGGCCGTGTCCATGCGCCGGGCGCTGACCGGCCGAACATAA